A genomic window from Antedon mediterranea chromosome 4, ecAntMedi1.1, whole genome shotgun sequence includes:
- the LOC140047281 gene encoding exosome complex component RRP4-like, whose protein sequence is MTSVEIRVVKRKKKAQNVVEPENLVTPGDVITTESGIMRGHGTYMAEDKLYASVAGMVEKVNKLVCVRPLKTRYNAEVGDVIVGRITEVGQKRWKVDTNSRLDSMLMLSSVNLPGGELRRRSAEDELSMRDYLTEGDLISAEVQTIHQTGIVSLHTRSLKYGKLGQGILLKVSPSLVLRRKTHFHNLPCGATVILGNNGYIWISQNRNEEDTELAGGFIQNLEPVPIADREVIVRLNNCIRALACHRMMLYDTSILYAYEESLKYEIKELLSSEVMDEAVEKTRVRIEQEQT, encoded by the exons ATGACTTCTGTTGAAATACGTGTTGTAAAACGGAAAAAGAAAGCTCAAAATGTAGTTGAACCAGAAAATCTTGTTACCCCAGGCGACGTTATAACAACAGAGAGTGGTATAATGag AGGACATGGTACTTACATGGCTGAGGACAAACTATACGCATCAGTGGCTGGGATGGTAGAAAAGGTCAACAAACTGGTGTGCGTGCGTCCTTTGAAAACCAG ATATAATGCTGAAGTTGGTGACGTCATTGTAGGTAGAATCACTGAG gttggcCAAAAACGATGGAAAGTGGATACGAACTCTCGTTTAGATTCGATGTTAATGCTGTCCTCAGTTAATTTACCTGGTGGGGAATTACGAAGGAGGTCAGCTGAAGATGAACTATCAATGCGAGATTACCTGACGGAGGGCGATCTTATTAGT GCTGAAGTACAGACCATTCACCAAACAGGCATCGTGTCACTCCATACAAGGAGCTTAAAGTATGGCAAG CTGGGACAAGGGATTCTATTAAAGGTATCTCCGTCACTCGTCTTGCGTCGTAAAACACATTTCCATAATCTTCCATGTGGCGCTACAGTAATCCTAGGTAATAATGGATACATCTGGATCAGCCAGAATAGGAATGAGGAAGACACCGAATTGGCCGGAGGCTTCATTCAAAATTTAGAG CCTGTCCCGATTGCTGACAGAGAGGTCATTGTCCGTCTAAATAATTGCATTAGAGCACTGGCATGTCATCGAATGATGCTCTACGACACAAGTATCCTTTATGCCTATGAAGAATCATTAAAATATgag ATAAAAGAATTACTTTCAAGTGAAGTTATGGACGAGGCTGTGGAGAAAACACGTGTTCGCATTGAACAAGAACAGACATGA